Proteins from a single region of Thermococcus sp.:
- a CDS encoding class I SAM-dependent rRNA methyltransferase, protein MARVIVDAQAARAIGKGAMIVFKKGVVRTEGDFEPGDIVEVYTRGGKFLGRGFVNPNSNIMVRLLIKDRETPITKELFRERIRKANEYRKKVLGYDKAYRMVYGEADYLPGLIVDRFNEIASLQISSIGMERFKLDLAEAIMEVEPEIETVFEKNTGRSRRREGLPEIERVLLGKEKYRTIIEEGRAKFIVDMRGQKTGFFLDQRENRMALEKYVRPGMRVLDVFTYTGGFAIHAAVAGAEEVVAVDKSPRAIETAKENAKLNGVEDRMKFIVGSAFPVMEELLRKGEKFDIVILDPPAFVQHEKDLQRGLRAYFNVNYAGLKLVKEGGILVTCSCSQHVDMQAFKDMVIAAGAKAGKFLKMLEPYRTQAPDHPILMASKDTEYLKCLFLYVEDME, encoded by the coding sequence ATGGCGAGGGTTATAGTTGACGCTCAGGCCGCGAGGGCCATCGGAAAGGGCGCGATGATAGTCTTCAAGAAGGGTGTGGTGAGAACCGAGGGCGACTTTGAACCCGGTGACATCGTTGAGGTCTACACTCGCGGGGGCAAGTTCCTTGGGAGGGGTTTCGTTAATCCGAACTCAAACATAATGGTCCGCCTGCTCATCAAGGACAGGGAAACGCCTATAACGAAGGAGCTATTCCGCGAAAGGATTAGGAAGGCCAACGAGTACAGGAAGAAGGTGCTCGGCTACGATAAAGCTTATAGAATGGTCTACGGAGAAGCTGATTACCTTCCGGGCCTCATAGTCGACCGCTTCAACGAGATTGCATCGCTCCAGATTTCGAGCATTGGAATGGAGCGCTTTAAGCTCGATTTGGCCGAGGCGATAATGGAAGTTGAGCCCGAAATCGAGACCGTTTTTGAGAAGAACACTGGGCGCTCAAGAAGAAGGGAAGGTTTGCCCGAGATAGAGCGCGTCCTCCTTGGAAAGGAGAAGTACAGGACGATAATAGAGGAGGGCAGGGCCAAGTTCATCGTCGACATGCGTGGCCAGAAAACCGGCTTTTTCCTCGACCAGAGGGAGAATAGAATGGCCCTTGAGAAGTATGTCAGGCCCGGTATGAGGGTTCTCGACGTCTTTACCTACACGGGTGGCTTTGCAATCCACGCCGCCGTTGCCGGGGCTGAGGAAGTAGTTGCCGTTGACAAGTCCCCCAGGGCCATAGAAACCGCCAAGGAGAACGCCAAGCTCAACGGCGTGGAAGACAGGATGAAGTTCATAGTAGGTTCGGCCTTTCCAGTCATGGAGGAACTCCTCAGAAAGGGCGAGAAGTTCGATATCGTAATCCTGGACCCACCGGCCTTCGTCCAGCACGAGAAGGACCTCCAGCGGGGACTCAGGGCCTACTTCAACGTCAACTACGCCGGTTTGAAGCTCGTCAAGGAGGGTGGAATCCTGGTTACGTGCTCCTGCTCCCAGCACGTTGACATGCAGGCCTTCAAGGACATGGTAATCGCCGCGGGGGCCAAGGCAGGGAAGTTCCTCAAGATGCTCGAGCCATATAGGACTCAGGCTCCCGACCACCCGATTCTCATGGCCTCGAAGGACACCGAATACCTTAAGTGCCTCTTCCTCTACGTTGAGGACATGGAGTAG
- a CDS encoding DUF5748 family protein, with amino-acid sequence MHFEVIKEFLEEIGADWIELDGEIHLEPKVFYEVWRYVGQPELKTYVVEDEVVEPGSYDPPEMKYTDVKKVKVKKVYFETLDGKRIVTDYSEFQKIVKEKS; translated from the coding sequence ATGCACTTCGAGGTTATAAAGGAGTTCTTGGAAGAGATTGGCGCCGACTGGATAGAGCTCGACGGCGAAATCCACCTCGAGCCAAAGGTCTTCTACGAGGTCTGGCGCTACGTCGGCCAGCCGGAGCTTAAAACCTACGTCGTTGAGGATGAAGTCGTTGAGCCCGGCTCTTATGACCCGCCTGAGATGAAGTACACCGACGTTAAAAAGGTCAAGGTCAAGAAGGTCTACTTTGAGACCCTCGACGGAAAGAGGATAGTGACAGACTATTCCGAGTTCCAGAAGATTGTGAAGGAGAAATCCTGA
- a CDS encoding tripartite tricarboxylate transporter permease yields MLRETLLGLLLGTLTGITPGIHVNTLASMLRNFGLGSVVLFAMGLTHTFLDALPSTFLGVPDEGTALGILPSHRLVIAGRGMEVVRIAILSSFLAVLFFLPLIPMYLLLAPYYRPEIGKITVVFLIFLLVFTERGAKRLGTFFILLLSGSLGLLILSLNLKEPFYALFTGLFGVPVIVSSLFSDVSGVEPGDSELRIRHSRLILFSFLGTLFGMLASLLPAFTASQAALLGSFISKDERSFLTVVYSVNTSNFLFAFLNFLETGRMRNGIVAMMKPIGVKALPGFLLVALFVGLSVLVYGEFLAGLFVDAISRVNYRVVNGAVLAFLIFLALAFDGLLGVLALIASSIVGYLAPLIGVKRTNCMGALMVPLLLR; encoded by the coding sequence ATGCTCCGAGAGACACTGCTAGGCCTTTTACTCGGAACTTTAACCGGAATAACCCCCGGAATCCACGTGAACACCTTAGCCTCTATGCTGAGGAACTTCGGCTTGGGTTCCGTCGTGCTCTTTGCTATGGGACTAACGCACACTTTCCTCGACGCTTTACCCTCGACGTTTCTCGGCGTTCCCGATGAGGGAACCGCGCTGGGAATTTTGCCGTCCCACAGGCTCGTTATAGCCGGAAGGGGTATGGAAGTAGTTAGGATAGCAATCCTTTCAAGCTTTCTGGCGGTGCTCTTCTTCCTTCCGCTGATTCCCATGTATCTTCTCCTGGCACCCTACTACAGGCCGGAGATTGGAAAAATAACCGTCGTTTTTCTTATTTTCCTCCTCGTGTTTACCGAACGTGGAGCAAAACGGCTTGGTACCTTCTTTATACTCCTCCTCTCTGGAAGTCTCGGCCTGCTAATCCTCTCGCTGAATCTGAAAGAACCTTTTTATGCCCTCTTCACGGGCCTGTTTGGAGTCCCCGTGATTGTTTCTTCACTTTTCTCAGATGTGTCTGGCGTTGAGCCGGGAGATTCTGAACTCAGAATAAGACATTCAAGACTCATCCTGTTTTCCTTTCTCGGGACGCTCTTCGGAATGCTGGCCTCTCTCCTTCCGGCCTTTACTGCCTCTCAGGCGGCCCTCCTTGGCTCTTTCATTTCAAAGGACGAGCGTTCGTTTTTGACAGTGGTTTACTCCGTGAATACCTCCAACTTCCTCTTTGCCTTCCTCAACTTCCTCGAAACTGGAAGAATGAGAAACGGAATCGTTGCCATGATGAAACCTATAGGTGTTAAAGCTCTCCCCGGTTTTCTGCTCGTGGCACTCTTCGTTGGTCTCTCGGTTCTTGTTTACGGTGAGTTTCTCGCGGGCCTCTTTGTCGATGCAATCTCCCGTGTGAACTACAGGGTTGTCAATGGTGCTGTCTTGGCTTTTCTCATTTTCCTCGCCTTGGCCTTTGATGGCCTTCTTGGGGTTCTCGCGCTCATTGCTTCGTCAATAGTCGGCTATCTTGCCCCCCTTATAGGAGTAAAAAGAACGAACTGCATGGGAGCTTTGATGGTTCCCCTGCTACTCCGCTAG